In Eremothecium gossypii ATCC 10895 chromosome V, complete sequence, the genomic stretch AccatcacgtgatagaGGGTTGCTGGGAGGCCAGCCGCTTTCTACCTCCTGAGAGCTATGTACTAGAAGCAGCCCCAGTCTCTTTATTCGCATCGCGTACTTCTTTCAGCTCTGTATCTGGCACCACGCTCCAGTCAATCATGCGTTGCCCACGCGCCATGAGCCAATCATTAATCTTGCGGAAGTGAAAGTTGCCGAAGAAGCCGCGTGATGCAGACAGTGGAGACGGATGGACGGACCTCAGCACGAGAAAGTTAtccggcacgcgcccacCTAGCACACGGTCGACCAGCTTCGCGGCATGCGCGCCCCAGAGTAGGAACACAAGCGGTTGGCCCGTGCGGCGCCGGTCCTCaaccagcagctgcactACGCGGCTGGTGAACGGCTCCCAGCCCTTCTTGGAATGGGAATTCGCACAATGCGCCCGTACCGTCAGGCTCGTGTTGAGTAGCAGCACACCCTGTGTCGCCCAGCGCGTCAGATCGCCCAGCGCGTTGTCGGCGACAAAGTCGGTGTAGTTGATCTGCAGTTCCTTGTAGATGTTGCGCAGTGATGGTGGCGCCGGCGTCGGCGCGCGCACGCTGAATGCAAGCCCGTGCGCCTGGTTGTGGTTGTGGTACGGGTCCTGGCCGATGATCACGACGCGCACCTTCGAGAACGGCGTTAGCCGCGTCCACTGGTATATGTCCTCGGCTGGCGGAAAGACCGTGTGCCGCGTCTGTTCCTCCAGTACGAAACGCTTCAATTGCAGAAAGTAATGCTTTGTGAACTCGGGCTGCAGGATCCGCTGCCACGACGCATCGATCGTCTCAAgctccagcgccagcaggCGTCGCTGCTCCTCGGGAAAATTCTCCTTGGCCCGTTCATCCGCGCACGCCTTAGCAACCCCGCCCTCTGCGGCCTCCATTCGCTCTgcagcggccgctgccgcaCCGCCTGCCGTTGGCGCCTGTTTGCGTGGCTGTCCCACATCAGCTGCCTTACCCTTCGTTGCGCTAAAGAAGTCAGTCACGCATCGCTGCTTCTTATCACGAGGAACCCCAACTGCCGCTGTTTCACTGAGTTTCCGTTTACTGGCAGCCACCATTCCGCGACTAAACCACCCTGATGCTGCCCACACTTTTGCCGGTTGTTTGTGTTTAAGATTCAGCTCAACGGATCGCTATAGTTTAAATTTCACTGCGTTTCCGAAAGTATCCCTACAACATGATTCATAAGAACACCTAGAGGTTGATAGGAAGGCTACTAGGTTCAGAGATACCGTGAGGGATAGCGATAAAAATTAGAGAAACGGGTTGGTTGAGGCATCGCCAGTGGTATTGGAAATTTATGACTAGTAGCAGATCATCAGACCAATCCGACGCCGCGTCGTTTGGAAACAAGGGCACACACCGAGGAAGCAGCGCAGATAAGCCTGGCGAGTTTGCAGAAGCGGCAGCGGGGACGATAGAAAAGCGGCCAGGGACCTCGTGGAAGATATGGTACCAGAACCGACGGCCATCGATGAacaccagcagcgcgcggaaTCTCAGCGCGAAGCTGGAGAAGCCTAGCGAGACCGCGGCAGCGCAGTCGGCTACGGGTACGGCTTCGATGACTGCGACGGCGATGTCGtggtggcggcggggcTCCTTCACCTCTCTGAAGGGCATGAGCCGGCGCTGCTCGGACGCCAGCAACGGGACGGGGGGTGAGGTGGTCGCGGAGCAGGTGGTCGCGGAGCAGCCGACGCCGCTGTCGCCGGCGGAGGCGCGAGACACCAAGGTGAGGAAGCGGGCGTGGCCGCTGTGGGCGAAGAGCAGCACCGCTGCGACCGTGGATGACGAGACGGCGCAGCAGCATACGAGTCGGCTGCGTAAGCCGGTGATCAACGAACTGATCGTCGCGAGCCGGGACGCGCTTCTGTTCCTGCCAAAAACAGCCAAGGAGGGGGCGCCGCAGGCGGCCGGCAAGGAGGAGAGCGCGGGCCAATCGCACCTTCTGGTGCCGTCGTTTGACATCTTGCCGAAGTATACGACGCTGTCGTATCTGTACTCCTCTTTGGGTAGCATAGGTTACCGATTGAACCTGCTGTCGGAGAGCCGCGTGCAGCACCAGACGCTGTACCGACGGGGCCCGGACATGATGCTGAACTACCTGTCTGCGCATAAAACGCGCCCGGTCAAGGTGCTCCTGGTGGGAGTGCACGGTTTCTTCCCCATGAAAGTGATCAGGCCGCTGATCGGCGAGCCGACCGGCACGTCGACCAAGTTTATCACAGAGGCAGAGAAGACCGTGTTGCAGTGGTTTCGGGATCGGCAGACGCCTGTGGACGTAAGCAAGATCGCTCTCGAAAAGGAGGGAAAGGTCTTCGAGCGGGTCGACTTCTTCTTCGAAGTGATGAAGAAGTGGGCGAATGAGATCAACGAAGCCGACTTTGTCTACTTCGTTGCGCACTCGCAGGGCTGTCCGGTGACGATTATTCTGCTAGCTAAGTTACTGGAGGCAGGCGTTATACAGTTGCATTCTGTCTATGTTGACCGGGAAATGACCAACGAGCTCGCCGAGGAGCGCAGGAGAAAGGTGGTCAGCGTGTTGGCCATGGCTGGTATTAACAACGGCCCCTTCTATGGGGTGGACCAAACGTTCTTGGTCAAGGCATACTCGACAATCGAAAACGACTCTCTGCAGGAGCTCTTCCAATTTCAGGACTTTAACACCGTGCAGTCCAAGAAGTACATCCAGTCCCTCAGGCTCATCATCGCAAGCAACGTCAAGATCACGTACGTCGGGTCGATCAACGACCAGTTGGTGCCACTGTACTCCTCGACTTGCTTGTTTGCACATCATCCAAACATCTTCAGGGCAACCTTTATAGACAAGGACTCTAAGACGCCAGCATTTATTACTCGCATAGTTAAAATTGCGCACCACCTGATTAACATGGGCTACGATGACCACAATATCGTTAAGGAAATCAGTGCGTCGTTAGCCGGGACTCTCACCGGTGGTGGGCACTCAAAAGTTTACAACGAACACCAGGTTTACGAGCTCGGCATCAAATTTGCATTGGAGACCACCGACCTCCCCGTCGACGTGCCCGTCATCTACAAGCCGTATCAGGTCAACCAGCTGGGCTCCAACCCCTACCACCTGCCCTGGTGCATGCGCGGCCTGCTTTACGAGACCGGGGCCCACCTGGACAAGGAGGAGATCATCATGCTGTTCAAGGAGTTCGACGAGTGGGAGCCGGACTCCAAGCAGCTCAAAGACGTCAAGTACAGGCTCAGCGGGCTCAAGTCAAAGCTCTAGACAGGGCGCGCCCAACCGGGCACCTAAATAACACCCTAATTATATGTTCATCGCGTGCTCTTCAGCCGCCCCCCCGCACCCTCATCCCCCTCGTCCACAGCCTTCTCCACCGGCTGTCGCCGTAGCTTCCGCTTCTTTCTGTGTGGCTGCCCGTCACTGCCTCCCACGTCGCGTTCCCCGGTGCACCGCAGCGCCCGTCCCACCTCCCGCGCCCTCACACCTGCCCCCGCCACCGCCTCAACGCCCAGCACGGCCTCCGTGTCCTCATCCGCCCCGTCGAAGATCGTCTCGTTACCAGCGTCCAGCGCCAGCCGCAggcccgcccgcgcgccggccccgccgccgctcgcccgccgtccgccgcgccgcagcggcgACAGAAGGTGGAACCCAGCCCcgccctcctcctgcgCGGCCCCCCCGTCGTCCGCCCGCGCTCCGCCCGCGTTCGCCGAGCCTGTAGCGCGCGCCACTTGCTTCTTCGCAGTCTCCAGCTTCGATTCCAGCACCGCCCGCTGCGTTTTATTGAGCTCACGCAGCTTCTCTATCTCCTGGCGCTGCTTGACCGAATCGCTGACCAATTGTTCTATTTGCTTCTTCAGGCTAATGGTTTCTTCGGTCGCGACTGAACCCGACTGTTGGCCGCTTTTCGTTTTATTCGGGCCCAATCCGCTGATAAACTCGATGTAGATCTCCTCGCATCTGATAACCGATTCGTAGTAATCTGCAAGAAGTTGCAGGGCAGTGGACATTATATGCCAAGGCTGTGGCGCAAATTAGATGTGTTGTTTTAGATACGTGGTGCATATAACTAGGCCCGTTTTTGGGAAAAGCGTTACTTACCATCTTAATATCGCAACGGATTAGATAGAAATCAACAACGGTCGAGAACGTTACCTCAAGCAATTACTCAAAGGCAGTTTTGCAATGGTTCTTGGGTGGCGACCTATGATGCGTGGCGTGATGCTGGTCCTCGTGACGCTGCTAGTTCAGTCGGTTATGGGTGCGGTTAGCTGGGAAGagctgcagccgctgcgGGAGGCCAACGGGCTTATCAGGGTGACAGACGACAACTACGAGTGGGTGTCGAAGGGGGCGCGGGAGTTTTACTCGATGGTGCTGGTGACGTCGTCTGTGCCGAACTCGAAGGGTGCGGCGTGCGAGCTGTGCGCGGCGGTGCAGCCGACGTTCGAGAAGGTGGTGGGGTCGTTCCATGGCTCTGTCCAGGCGGACGACCAGCGGCTGTATCAGTTCTTCCTGCTGGACGTGAACCTGAACCCGAAGTTTGTGAAGGAGATGCGGCTGCGCTCGCTGCCGCACTTCTTCGTGTATCCGCCCAGCCCGGAAGACGAGTCGTTTGCGTGGGCGCGGAACCCGCTGTACCAGTACGAGATGACGCCGGACGGCGCGAAGGACGCGATAAAGCTTGCGGACTTCGCGGCGAAGCTGGTGAACATCCATGTCAAGGTGCCGGAGGACTTCAACGCCTCGTCCTTTTTCAGCTCCTTCGTAGGGTTCACGGTGGTGTTCGTGGCGCTGAAGAGGTTTGTGCGCGCACAGATATCGCACAAGGGTAGGTATTCCGGATGTCTtctggcgctgctggtcATCATGGTGTCCATCACGGGCTTGAAGTTCACCCAGATCAACCAGATTCCGTTCCTAGCGAAAAATGACAAGGGGGCCATAATGTTCTTCGCTGGATCGATGGGGTGGCAGTTCGGGATCGAGATCATCTCGGTCTCGGTGATGTACCTGCTGATGGCCACTTGCGTGCTAATGCTTATATGGCTTGGGCGGGGTCTAGCAAAGGCACAGAAACGTGCGCGCATTGTTCTGACTGTTATGATAAACGTGAGCCTGTTCTACGCGTTCTCTTATTTCCTCTCATGTTACAAGGTCAAGCTACCTGATTACCCGTATGCTATCTGAACTTTCTCCCGTGCCGGGCGTAGACAGCGCTTGCGGAGTTTTCTAAATATCACTATGTTAATTCGTAAACATGATTTATAGATATCATAGAATCAGAGTTTGGAATGAGATGGCCTGGTTGTACGGCCATCGATTTTAAGCGCCCTGGGTGCAGAGAGCAGGGTCTCTTTCGGACGCAGTGGTTTCTGCGTTGGAATGGTTGTTGATGACGAGGAACGACCCACATATCAGAATTGCGCCTAAAATGTATGCAAAGGACATGCTCCTATCTTTTAAAAGGAAATCGCCGAGCATTGCCAGGGGGATGGTGGCGCTGAGGCCCATGGTCACGGTAAGGGGGGAAGTCAGCAGCACAGCCTTGGCCCAGCAGTAGTCGCTGATGAACGTAGTGAGGCAGTTTACCAGCACAATGAACAAGATGCGCCCGTTAGGCGGGAGCCTGAATTCCTCCCAACCTGTTGCATGCAGAAGGACAATCGCTGGCCAGAGGAATACGAGCGTGAACAGGCCCACGAATCCGAAGAAGACCTGCATATTGATCCGGGACTCGTCCCGGACACGCCACTTTAGCAGTGTAAGATAAATTCCGTAACACAGGGCGCCTGCAAGCGCCAGGATGTTCCCAATGAGTACCGAGATTGCAGATGATGCCTCCAGCGAGGCACCTACAGTCGGCGCAGCTCCCCCGGTGTCAGATTTGGTGACAAGCACAATCCCCAGGGATGACACTACAGAACCGAGGACCTTCAGGACACTTGCAGATTCGGTTTTCATCAGGACCCCCAAAAGGAGCGTGAAGAAGGACGACGTGGAGGACAGGATTGTCGCAGAGCCAACCGAAGTAAAGCCTAGAGACGCGTTCGTCACAAAGTTCGCCACAAACCACAGCACGCAGAAGACCGCGCTCAGCTTCGCAGTAGCCCATAGCGAAATTTGCACAGGCTTGCCGCTCAGGTCGCTGCAGCCCCGCTGCCGGGCGTCGTCCCCCAACAGCAACAGCGTCTgctcgccgccgtcgcTGAGCAGCGCGCTCTCCTGTGCATCCTTGCCTTCCTCTCTGACGGTCACGAACGAATCGAGCTCCCATACgccgctccgccgccgccgccaaAGCAGCTGCACCGTCGGAGCCACTAGGTACAGACTCAGCGCGGCGGTGTTTACGTATGTGATCAAAAAGGGCTTCCGATACGTCGCATCTTCAAATAACAGATTCACCAAAAATGACGACAGTACCCACAACAACACCACGATACCCAACAGAACCAGACCTAACGCCCATCGCTCCGCGCGGCGTTTCGCGTATACCCTTCTACTTCCGCTCGACAGCCCCGATAGGGACCTCTGCTCCATATTTTCGACTGGCTGGGCTTCAGGAACGAACGGCAACGTAGAGGCCTTGGGCTCCCAACGTGACTGGCTCGCTAGTCCGTCAAGATGGTCGCCCCTCATCTGTGCTGTTCGACACATTTATTAGATGATAGAGTACTCGTTTCTTTTTTAAAATCTGACGCCACAGCTGGCACGTGACCACGGGGTACTGTCACGTGAATATTGTGAAAAAGAAAAGTTGAGAGAAACGAGTGGCGAATTGCAACAACAAACAACGAAGCTCATACGTTAAGAATCGAGTTACGCGAGCTAAACACTGGCTATTCGTTTGTGTTTGACTGATTGGAGCGGATTCATTGACGTTACTTTGATATGGGTATGTTACATTGAGTGTGCTAGGCCGTCGCTgtgcgcagcgcgggcggtGGGCCCAGTCGGGCGCAATGCCGAGTGTTGATTCTTTCGGCCATTGACTGTTTCGGCGTGGCGAAAGGTGGGAGCCGGTAGTGCGGCTGGCCATTGCGGCCACTGAGGCGTTCTGGGAAAACGTAGATCTTACTTTTAAGATACTAACTAGTTTCCCTTGTTTATCAGCAAGCAACAATGCGGCAAAAAAGAAGATGTCCTTGGAAGAATTCCTGGATGACAGCTCGTTAAACGACTCTGCGTGGAACGAAAACGAGATAGATCTGAGTGCGATCAGCACGACGCTCAGTAACACGACGTCGCTGGATCTGCTGAAATCGGCGGCAAAGGGGCATGGCGGGCACGGCGGGGGCGACTATGGCGGTGGGTTCTCCAACGGGAGCCACTTCCACGGGTCTGGAAGGCAGTACGATCCGCCTTATATCATCAAGTTCTCCAACCTACAGAAGAGTTTTTCCAATCACGATATCGAAGATCTGTTCCGGACGAAGTTTACGCGTTTTGTCAAGTTCAAGATGTTCTGGGAGCTGAATAGGAGCCCGCCGTTGGACAGCGACTCGCTTTTTGACAAATGCTTCACCAAGAACTCGAAAGTCGCCTTCGTGGAGGTCTACTCATTTAGGGATATGGATAAGATAATGTCCCAATGGAGGGAACCGTTGATGGAGCTTCACGCTATTAAGGTAGAGCCTGCAGAATTCTCCGACTTCCAAAACTATGTGAACAAGGACAAGGCGCTACCCAGTGGCTCCCCAGACGCAGGTAAGCTTTCCTCCACAGGCCCTGGGGGCAACCCCAAGCATGCGGCACAGCCCGCAAAACCGAAGGTCAACCCTTTTGGGGATGCCAAGCCCGTAGATACTCAGACAAAGATTCTAAAGATCGAGGAGACGGTTCAGAAGTTTCATATTGAAGATACAACAGCGCTCAGGAAACTCTCCTTTGGCGACTCTTCTCCCGAAGGGAAGAAAGTTACCCTACTGAAGAGAGAGGGCCATTCGAAAGGCGACTCTCACGCCATAGACGACGAGGAGATTGAGGAACCGGCGCCTAAGGCGCGTACTTCTAACGCCACTGCGAGTGCAGCGAAACCAGAAGCTAGTAAACCGAGGTTGACCTATTCCGAAGTTTTACAAAAGGCTGCCAAGGAGAGGGATGATGCAGCCGCAGCTAGTATTGCATCAATAAAGCAGTCTTCCCCTCTGATAAGTCCTGCGGCTCTAGATGCCACTGGCGCGCTAGCCCCAAGATCGGCCAGTGACCAGTCCAAGAGACATGGCGACAATAAAGATGAGTTTAACGATACACAGTCGTCTAGATTTGTTTTTAAAGATGGTGCTGATCCACATAGGGGATCGTTCCGTGGCTCAGGTAGAGGTAACTTCAGAGGAGGCAGGGGAGGCGGCACAATGCGTAAATCCGCCTCGCGCAGTGGCCACCGGGGCAACCATGAGGGCAGAGGCGGTCACCATTCACACTCTAGGGACTCTGGTTTTGAAAATGGGACAGATGGGAACTCGAAGTCTTATGAACGCCATGATGGGGATGGCGGCAATTCGACAGGAAGACATTATGGCAACGATCGTCGCCACAATGATGGTCACCGCGGCCAAAACGTGTATTCATTATTCCGTCCAGCGGCTGGCTTCTTGGGTGATAGTGGAAACACTGGTAACGGTGGCGCCAGAGATAATAATCGGGGCGGCAGGGGCGGTCGTGGCCGTGGCCGTGGCCGTGGCGCTCACTGACCTAGTGTTTTGTACTCCAATTGATTTTAATGTGCATTCAGATTCAATTCTATCCTTTCGGAAGAACCGCGTCCACCAGCCCTTTGTATGCTCCTCAGTTGACCATTTATAATCTTTAGTATCTATCAGTTTCTGTTTTTATCTACAACTGTATAATAATTTCATCTTAACACTTCCTGGAATCCCTGCTTTGTTGTAGTTCGCAGTCAATCGCTCTTGTGTCGTGCTTTTCCGTAAAGTAATCGTGATACTTCTGTTATAGGGAGATCGTAAACGCCACTAGTTTCAGTATGTGCATAGCTTGTCAGGAATTCGGCGTGCGATTCACACATAACAACGGATGCCTTGGAGTCCGTTATCGTCCGCAGATCGTCCAACCGCACAGTAAGTACGCTTTGGTTAAAAATCGGCAGCCCAATGTACACGAACAACATGTCCATCAAGATCATACACTGGATGCATATTATCCAATAGCGCTGCGGAAAGAGCTCCACCAGTTCATCTAGGAATAGGCTGATGCTTTCAGTGGTTGTTTGTGGCTCTGCTAGCCTCTTTTCTGGATCGAGGAGCGGGTATGGCAGCAATGTCCACAAAATTATAAGTATCAGGACACATGTTATGCCAACGCTTTGAACGAACCCGGAATACTTCCTTTTGTCCTGTTTCATGCTGATGTTGTGGTTTGTTCACCAGTATATGTGATGTATACAGTGTTGCACTGTTTCTATCAGAGTTCGGATGTCAAATTTCGCTTCGAAACTACTTACAATATTTAATGTACGACAATTAATTGCAGACTAATGTACAGAATGACTATGGTGAGGGAAATGATTGGAAAGACTCGCACGACTATTGTGATTATTTGGCAACGTATCGAAGGCACGGAAGTGAACTAAAAATGTCAATTATTAACATGACCTAAGTAGATGAGAGATCCTATCCAATACTACCATATGCGGACTCAAATTTGGAATACCTGTTTGCCACGCAATATGCACCGTCAAATTAATTAGTTTCCTGAAGGTTCTGCTGTTGTTTATTAGCTAGTTTACGTTCTTGTCTGCCCTTCTTCATCACCTGTTTCAACGCAGCGCTGTCCAAGGGATCCAACAATTCGAAGCTACAGAGTAAACCCTCGCTAACACTCATTACGGCACCCCAGTTATCAAATTCTCCGCAGTAGTTCGGAGCACTGAAGACCGTTACCAAACTTCGATCATTAAAAAATTCGTACCCATCTTCCACAACCATGTGAGCCCTGCATACTAGGTCAAAACCGAACTTATTCAAAAACTTGTTGATAGCAACCTTGTTATAACAGTAGCTCACGCCACGTTCATTGTCCTCCCATTCGTTTGGAGAATCAGTCGGATCGGACCATAGCAGGTCGTTAATCAAGCCAAAATCTGGCACATCAGTTGGTCGGCTCACATGCCTAATCTCATCCATAGAATTCAACACGGGCGATAGTCCCCCATGGACACAGAAAATCTTTCCCGCCACAATTGCAGCTAGAGGTAGCGTGTTAAATGTATCAATAAGCAATTTCCATGTTTTGATATTACAACGACGCTTGCATTCATCGTAAAACCCATATACCCTGGTGACATTAGCACATTCGTGGTTTCCCCTCAAGAGAAAAAAGTTTTCTGGGTATTTAATTTTATAACAGAGTAGTAGTAGAATAGTTTCTAGAGATTGCTTGCCACGGTCAACATAGTCCCCTAGAAAAAGATAGTTAGATGAAGGAGGGAAGCCACATTTGGTAAATAACCGTAATAAATCTGCATATTGGCCATGCACATCACCCACTATTTTTACAGGGGGAGAAAGCTCCAAGAGAGATGGCTGTGATAAGAAGATCTCACGGGCCAAATGGCATATTTGGGCAATCTCTGAATTTTTCAAACACACATTTCTAGTACGTTTTCCTAGGTAACCAGCATCCAATAACTTTTGTATCATCTCATCAATATCAAGTGGTTTGATCGACTTTTTCTTTTTCGGCATTGTTCCATCATTCGTAGACATTATCTCCTCAGGATCCTGTGGTATATCGTGGCCATAAACATCGCCTGCGCCAGAATCCACACCATGATCATGTTCTTGTCCCTTTTCCAAAATTGCGCCGTCGAGAACGTCTTTCGATCCCCCGTAGACGGTGTCTGCCCCGCAGAAGTAGTCCATGCCATCATCCTTCCGGACTGCTGGAGAGGCCATCGGCGTAGAGTAGACCGAATTTCCGCCCCCAATTGCACTCAGGGAAGATTTCCTACTATGAGAACTCGAATGCGAGGAGGTACGACTCAGCGTTGTGGGCACTGAAGGGAGCTCCAAATGCTGCTGGCTGCTGCCGGACCTCCTTCTCTGGCTCGAGccgctgctcctcctccttgaCTCTCTCCGTGACCTATGTGAATGGGAATCATCATTGCTTTCTACCCCATAGTTAGCGTCCATGTCATCATCAGTCAGCGAATTTTCATTATAAGAGGTGTTCATATGGTTAGAGGAGGAAAAATGTCGCAATATTGGAGACTTCGGCTCCATCTGTACCATTGAGGGAGGGAGATCGCCTGTTCCATTGCTAAAACTCGCAGCGCGGGGAGCCCGCAGCTGGTCGGGCGACACCCGCTGTTCCTGCTGCGCCTCGTTTATGTGTTGGTGCGGCGTGAAACTATGTTGTGAATTGGACCGCGACAGGGCAGGAATATTGCCATGAGAGTTGCTATTCTTCCTGGAAGAGCCCTCTGGCAACGCAATGACATTTGCATCGCTGGATGCTGTCTTGGGCGTCCCGGGCACCGAACCTGACTGCGACTTTCGTGAGCGTGTGGATCTAACAGATCTAGAGCTCTTCACAGACTGACTAGTGTCTGTGCGCGTAAATTGGGGCAGCTCATCATCCGCAGAATTGCTGGTGCTCCCAGacctcttcttcttcgacGTTGACAGCTGACGCGATGGTGCGTTCCCCATGGCTCCTCAGCACGTACCCCTCCGAGAAGACCTGGATTTGTAAGCCTGTTACGTAGGATCCGCAGTGCAAGCCCCTCAGCCCAAGCCACGCGACAACCCCGAATCCGTGTatgccgcagctgccgctccGACTTGCCGCTAGAATGCCCTCCGCCGTCGTATATCGCAGAGCACTACCTGCTCGCCCGTTATAACACCCGGCGatcctgctgctgctccttctGGCACCTGTACTCGCTGCTCACAGATACTCTCGGGCTTCGAACTCTTGTCCCGCCACTCGTTCCACTACCGTGTTTCTCGCCGTCTCTTGTGGTCTCCGTAGCGAATATAGTCGCTTCGAGCACCCTGGTTGTTCCGAGGTTCAGACGCTAGTTACACAGGCAAAAATGGACCCAACGTCGACTGGAAGATGATAGTAGCACTTCCAGATAACTATACGGCTTCTGTCACTCTGTTGTACCGGTGTACTCAATATTGAAAACTTGTGGGACGTTCTACGCCCCCCATCCCCTCCCCTCAGGGCCCGCCCGGGTAACGAGGCGCGTCCGGTTCCGTGTCACGTGCAAAACCCTCGTAGGAAAAGATTCATCATCTCAATGTCTGACACCATAACGACAGCGATGAGGTAAGTACTGTGACAGCTGCTAGTTGTGCATGCCTGTCAAGTTAAGTCTTCTATATATAGTTATAAGTATAAAAATTTACGGCTTTAGCTCGCTTAAAAGTGTTAAACATACGCTTAAGGTATCTTGATGCATCGCTCTAAGTTGGGGACCAGAGTTTTTATCAGAGAAGGCCCTAATTGATATAGGCCAAGGGAGTTCGGGTACCCACATCGTGTTCGGGATCTGTTGCCTTCCACAAGTTTGTACAATTGCATTTTACGCGACGACCTAGCTAGACTCCGATGGTGAACTAACTCTGTACTTTCTCATTATGCTGCTTGGTATAGCAGGGTCTGCATACGCTTATCAACCTGGTCGTACTCAGCTTGACAGAGCGCGTCTAAGAATTGGTTGGATTTTTGGTTTGTTATACCAAGCATCTGGTCATGCATTACAGCTCTATTAATTACATCTTGAGTGAGCACCAGAAACTTGTCCTGATAAGATGCTAGTGTTGATAAATGGAAAGCGTCTGCAAGCATGGAGATGCTCGCGTTGAAGATTTCACGTTCCAGCTTGCATTCCAAGTAGTCTAATGGATTCTTTCGGTTGAACCGACCTCCATGATTCGATCAGGTCCTTCACGTTCATAAAGTATTAGCAGCGAGGACTTGAATTCGTCTCGTGTATTAGTCGCGAACCACGTTATCAATTTGTCGTACTGGCGCAATAAGGCATTTTGTCTTTTTTAGACAGATCAGTCAGGACTACACCAGCTCTGACAAGGGCTGTCTCGTTGACTAGTAATAAATAGGCAAAAGAAGTATAGAGCGGTGTAAGAACGCATTATGTTGTAAGTCCAAAAAATGTGATAAATTCCTTCAAAGATATTGTAGACTGGAAGATAAGAACTCCGAAACTAGGGAATGAGCAACTCTTTGAAAAAGGAGTATTCTCTCATGATGGTATATGCTTTATAAATTACGATCACGTGAAAGAATTTTGAGATTTCCCGTTAGATTGCGCACGTGACCTGAAGATGCGTGCCTGCCACAGCGCCGGTCGTAACTGCCGTGCGTCTGCGACCAGTCACGTGGCACGAGAGCCGGCCAACCGCTAGACGTGAACcgcgggcagcggcgccaTTGGTGGAATGCGGATGTCGCGGCCTCATTTTGCGGAGCGGTTGCGGCGGCACGCGGTTCTCCGCGAAAAGCGGACTCTCTGTCATAAGAAAAGCAGGCCACAAgacagcagcagctacGCTCATGGGACAGCCGATGACAGTCATTTGCACAGGCGAGTTGCTACCCTTCATCACTTCGGCGCCTGGGAAGGTGATCATCTTTGGCGAGCACTCGGCGGTGTACAACAAGCCTGCGATTGCTGCCAGCGTGTCGTCGTTGCGGACGTATCTCTTTGTGGAGGCGGATGCAGAGAGCGATGCAGTGCGAATGGAGTTCCCAGATATCGGGTTCCAGTACAGTTGGAAGCACGAGGCGTTGACGGCGGTGCCGCGGGAGGCGGTGGTACGGGCCTTCTGCTCGCGCGAGCTGGACGCGGAGGTACTAGCGCACGTTGACAG encodes the following:
- the PPZ1 gene encoding salt homeostasis regulator (Syntenic homolog of Saccharomyces cerevisiae YML016C (PPZ1) and YDR436W (PPZ2)) — translated: MGNAPSRQLSTSKKKRSGSTSNSADDELPQFTRTDTSQSVKSSRSVRSTRSRKSQSGSVPGTPKTASSDANVIALPEGSSRKNSNSHGNIPALSRSNSQHSFTPHQHINEAQQEQRVSPDQLRAPRAASFSNGTGDLPPSMVQMEPKSPILRHFSSSNHMNTSYNENSLTDDDMDANYGVESNDDSHSHRSRRESRRRSSGSSQRRRSGSSQQHLELPSVPTTLSRTSSHSSSHSRKSSLSAIGGGNSVYSTPMASPAVRKDDGMDYFCGADTVYGGSKDVLDGAILEKGQEHDHGVDSGAGDVYGHDIPQDPEEIMSTNDGTMPKKKKSIKPLDIDEMIQKLLDAGYLGKRTRNVCLKNSEIAQICHLAREIFLSQPSLLELSPPVKIVGDVHGQYADLLRLFTKCGFPPSSNYLFLGDYVDRGKQSLETILLLLCYKIKYPENFFLLRGNHECANVTRVYGFYDECKRRCNIKTWKLLIDTFNTLPLAAIVAGKIFCVHGGLSPVLNSMDEIRHVSRPTDVPDFGLINDLLWSDPTDSPNEWEDNERGVSYCYNKVAINKFLNKFGFDLVCRAHMVVEDGYEFFNDRSLVTVFSAPNYCGEFDNWGAVMSVSEGLLCSFELLDPLDSAALKQVMKKGRQERKLANKQQQNLQETN